A genomic region of Pyrus communis chromosome 14, drPyrComm1.1, whole genome shotgun sequence contains the following coding sequences:
- the LOC137715935 gene encoding pentatricopeptide repeat-containing protein At5g55840 — MLSSTARPKQFSLVSHAVSKLRTFHAFSQKNPNPNFGADGAKSIARENPQASGSEMEKSIYAILTIDRWVSLNHMEYRMASLRPVHGKLALKFLNWVIKQPGLELNHLTRILSVTTHILVRARMYDSAKSVLGHLLQMDFGPKSVFSALMDTYPLCNSNPSVFDLLIRVYLREGMAGCAVEASYLMGLRGFRPSTCTCNMILALLAKDQKAASVWSFFKEMLAQKVCPDVATFNILIGVLCAEGKLKRASYLLRKMEKSGYAPNTVTYNTLLNWYCKKGRYKAAFELIDHMGSKGIEADVCTYNMLIGDLCRNNRSAKSYLLLKKMRRKKLSPNEVTYNTLINGFVKEGKIDIATRVFDEMSRFNLSPNSVTFNALINGLSQNGKLDEAFRLFDMMEATGIRPTEVSYGALLNGLCKHAKFDLARSLFEKMRMDGIAVSCIMYTEIMDGLCKNGLLDEAMKFFNMMVQDGVNPDIVAFSVLINGLCRAGKMKHAKEMVCKIYKAGLSLNRIIYSTLIYNSCKMGNIAEACNIYAAMNCTGHGADHFTCNLLVGSLCEAGKLGVAEDFMRHMSSIGLDPNSVTFDCLINGYGSMGNGLKAFSIFDEMIKSGHHPSPFTYGSILKGLCKGGNLGEAKKFLKKLHGIPYVVDTVVYNTILHETCKSGNLHEAVALLDEMVENNVLPDNYTYGSLLAGLCWKGKIVAAILLFGKVMERVTLSQSATMYTCLVDGLFKTGQSKVASYLFEEMENKGLYSDTIACNVMIDGYSRMGKMMKAKELFSTMGSQRLAPNLDTYNILLHGYSKNRDLLTCSGLYKKMIRAGLYPDKLTFHSLILGLCESGMLDIGRKMLNKMIMEGAAADQLTFNMLIRKFSETGKVGKACDLVGVMDMLGVSANIETHGAILNGLFRCSNFQASCVLLYEMLAKGFTPEHTHYITLINGMCRVGDIQGAFELKDHMGTLGVTSCDIAESAMVRGLAKCGKIEDAMLVFDHMLRMKLIPTTATFTTLMHMFCKEANLEEALKLRGVMERCGLKLDVPVFNVLISGLCANGDVVAAFDLYKEMKQRGLLPNVTTYTLLVGAVSAENNLIEGEQLLEDLCERGLISGNWDGNALTLHEVLMIAMQKLNSLRRIKGTNTKTCSEST; from the exons ATGTTGTCCTCAACGGCTAGGCCGAAGCAATTCTCTCTAGTTTCCCACGCAGTTTCAAAGCTCAGAACTTTCCATGCTTTCTCCCAGAAAAATCCCAATCCGAATTTTGGAGCCGACGGCGCAAAAAGCATCGCTCGCGAAAATCCACAAGCCTCCG GTTCAGAAATGGAGAAGAGCATATATGCAATTCTGACCATTGATCGTTGGGTGTCACTGAACCACATGGAGTATAGGATGGCTTCTCTCAGACCGGTTCATGGAAAGCTGGCTTTGAAGTTTCTAAATTGGGTCATCAAACAACCTGGTTTGGAACTCAACCATTTGACTCGTATACTTTCTGTCACAACCCATATACTTGTTCGAGCTAGAATGTATGATTCTGCCAAATCAGTTTTGGGGCATTTGTTGCAAATGGATTTTGGCCCGAAATCTGTTTTCAGTGCTCTAATGGACACTTACCCGCTTTGCAACTCAAACCCTTCAGTTTTTGACCTTCTAATTAGAGTATATTTGAGGGAAGGAATGGCTGGTTGTGCTGTAGAGGCTTCGTATTTGATGGGTTTGAGGGGATTTAGACCGTCTACTTGTACTTGTAATATGATCCTAGCTTTGTTGGCAAAGGACCAGAAAGCGGCATCAGTATGGTCTTTTTTCAAAGAAATGCTTGCTCAGAAGGTATGCCCTGATGTTGCTACTTTTAATATATTGATTGGTGTTTTATGTGCGGAAGGGAAGCTTAAGAGAGCTAGTTATCTTTTGAGAAAGATGGAAAAGAGTGGGTATGCTCCAAACACAGTTACTTATAACACTTTGCTCAATTGGTACTGCAAAAAGGGGAGGTATAAAGCAGCCTTTGAGCTTATTGATCACATGGGTTCAAAGGGTATAGAAGCAGATGTGTGTACATATAACATGCTTATTGGCGATTTATGTAGAAATAATAGAAGTGCAAAAAGTTATCTGCTgttgaagaaaatgagaaggaagaaGTTATCTCCAAACGAGGTTACTTACAATACTCTTATTAATGGGTTTGTTAAGGAGGGGAAAATTGATATTGCTACCAGGGTTTTTGATGAGATGTCTAGGTTTAATCTATCACCAAATTCTGTTACTTTCAATGCTTTGATTAATGGCCTCTCTCAAAATGGTAAGCTTGATGAAGCTTTCAGACTTTTTGACATGATGGAAGCAACGGGAATAAGACCTACTGAAGTCAGCTATGGGGCTCTTTTGAATGGGCTGTGTAAACATGCCAAGTTTGATTTAGCAAGAAGTCTTTTTGAGAAAATGCGGATGGATGGGATTGCTGTTAGTTGTATTATGTATACAGAGATCATGGATGGGTTATGCAAAAATGGGTTGCTTGATGAAGCTATGAAATTCTTTAATATGATGGTCCAGGATGGCGTGAATCCCGATATTGTAGCATTTTCGGTGCTTATAAATGGACTTTGCAGAGCTGGGAAGATGAAACATGCGAAGGAGATGGTATGTAAAATCTATAAAGCTGGCCTTTCACTGAATAGAATAATATATTCTACTTTAATCTATAACTCTTGCAAGATGGGTAACATAGCAGAAGCATGTAACATTTATGCAGCTATGAACTGCACCGGTCATGGTGCTGACCATTTCACATGTAATCTATTGGTTGGTTCCCTTTGTGAAGCTGGAAAGCTGGGAGTGGCAGAAGATTTCATGCGTCATATGAGCAGTATCGGTCTTGATCCCAATTCTGTTACTTTCGATTGTCTAATAAATGGCTACGGAAGCATGGGTAATGGGTTGAAAGCATTTTCTATATTTGATGAAATGATTAAATCAGGGCATCATCCAAGCCCATTCACATATGGAAGTATACTGAAAGGGCTATGCAAGGGTGGAAATTTGGGGGAGGCGAAGAAATTTTTGAAGAAACTCCATGGCATTCCATATGTTGTTGATACTGTTGTGTACAATACGATACTACATGAGACATGTAAATCTGGAAATCTGCATGAGGCTGTTGCCCTTCTTGATGAGATGGTTGAGAATAATGTTCTGCCTGATAATTATACGTATGGTAGCCTTCTTGCTGGGTTATGTTGGAAGGGAAAAATTGTTGCTGCCATCCTGTTGTTCGGGAAAGTGATGGAAAGGGTAACTCTCTCACAAAGTGCAACGATGTATACCTGTCTAGTTGATGGCCTTTTCAAGACCGGCCAGTCAAAGGTTGCTTCATATCTCTTTGAAgagatggaaaacaaaggtttatacTCAGATACTATTGCTTGCAATGTAATGATAGATGGATACTCAAGGATGGGAAAAATGATGAAGGCAAAAGAACTCTTTTCAACTATGGGGAGTCAAAGATTGGCCCCTAATTTGGATACATATAATATTCTCTTGCATGGATACTCGAAAAACCGGGACCTCTTGACATGCTCTGGTTTATACAAGAAAATGATCCGGGCCGGATTATATCCTGATAAATTGACATTCCACTCTCTTATTCTGGGATTATGTGAGTCCGGTATGTTGGATATTGGCCGCAAAATGTTGAATAAGATGATAATGGAAGGTGCTGCAGCTGATCAGTTAACATTTAACATGCTTATTAGAAAGTTTTCTGAGACTGGTAAGGTGGGGAAGGCCTGTGATCTTGTTGGGGTCATGGATATGTTAGGAGTTTCTGCTAATATAGAAACCCATGGTGCAATCTTGAATGGATTATTTAGATGCTCGAATTTCCAAGCATCCTGTGTTCTTCTTTATGAAATGTTGGCCAAAGGTTTCACTCCTGAGCATACACATTATATCACCCTAATTAATGGTATGTGTAGAGTGGGAGATATACAAGGAGCATTTGAGCTAAAAGATCATATGGGAACTCTTGGTGTCACTTCATGTGACATTGCTGAGAGTGCTATGGTTAGAGGGCTTGCAAAATGTGGGAAGATTGAAGATGCCATGCTCGTTTTTGATCACATGCTTCGGATGAAACTCATTCCAACGACTGCTACTTTTACTACTTTGATGCACATGTTCTGTAAAGAAGCCAACCTTGAAGAGGCTCTAAAACTGAGGGGCGTAATGGAACGTTGTGGTCTGAAGCTTGATGTTCCAGTGTTTAATGTTCTGATTTCAGGCCTTTGTGCTAATGGCGATGTTGTGGCTGCATTTGATCTTTATAAGGAGATGAAACAAAGAGGGCTGCTGCCCAATGTGACAACATATACTCTGCTCGTTGGGGCTGTTTCTGCCGAAAATAATCTTATCGAAGGTGAACAGCTTTTGGAAGATTTATGTGAAAGGGGATTGATATCTGGAAATTGGGATGGAAACGCCCTAACACTACATGAGGTTTTGATGATTGCAATGCAAAAACTCAATTCTTTGAGGCGCATAAAAGGAACCAATACTAAGACGTGTAGTGAATCAACATAA
- the LOC137715140 gene encoding protein NOI4, with the protein MSEKGRPLPKFGEWDVNDPASAEGFTVIFNKARDEKKTGGKPESPGKADPNIRQGGGVDSGTGRPSSKKWFCCLHQPQTES; encoded by the exons ATGTCG GAAAAAGGCAGGCCACTCCCAAAATTTGGTGAATGGGACGTCAATGATCCTGCTTCGGCCGAGGGATTTACTGTGATCTTTAACAAGGCTAGGGACGAGAAGAAGACAGGTGGAAAACCCGAGTCACCAGGAAAGGCTGATCCTAATATCAGGCAGGGAGGAGGAGTGGATTCTGGCACTGGCAGGCCTTCATCT AAAAAATGGTTTTGCTGCCTTCATCAACCACAGACCGAGTCTTGA
- the LOC137715138 gene encoding transmembrane emp24 domain-containing protein p24beta2-like — MKVGFSNCAAVFLLTFLLSLEAAFGIRFVIDREECFSHNVQYEGDTVHISFVVIKVDTSWHYTQDGVDLVVKGPSGDKIHDFRDKTTEKYDFVARHKGVYQFCFTNKSPYHETIDFDIHVSHFTYYDQHAKDEHFNPLLEQVSKLEEALYNIQFEQHWLEAQTERQAIANEAMGRRAIHKVFFESAALVGASLLQVFLLRRLFERKLGMTRV; from the exons ATGAAAGTTGGGTTTTCGAATTGTGCTGCTGTTTTTCTGCTGACATTTTTGTTGAGCCTAGAAGCAGCTTTTGGAATCAGATTTGTGATTGACAGAGAAGAGTGCTTCTCTCATAATGTTCAATACGAAGGAGATACCGTCCACATTTCTTTCGTTGTTATTAAGGTTGATACATCGTGGCATTATACTCAAGACGGTGTTGATCTCGTG GTGAAGGGGCCTTCCGGTGACAAGATTCATGATTTTCGTGACAAGACTACCGAGAAGTATGACTTTGTCGCTCGTCACAAAGGAGTCTATCAGTTTTGCTTCACTAACAAGTCTCCTTATCATGAAACCATAGATTTCGATATACATGTTAGCCATTTTACGTACTATGATCAGCACGCAAAAGATG AGCACTTCAATCCGTTGTTAGAACAGGTATCAAAGTTAGAGGAGGCTCTTTACAACATTCAATTTGAGCAGCATTGGCTAGAGGCTCAGACCGAACGACAGGCAATAG CAAACGAAGCAATGGGCCGGAGGGCAATCCATAAGGTTTTTTTCGAATCAGCAGCGCTTGTTGGTGCCAGTCTTCTCCAAGTTTTCCTACTTCGCCGCCTTTTTGAACGGAAGCTTGGGATGACTAGAGTCTAA